In a single window of the Leptospira wolffii serovar Khorat str. Khorat-H2 genome:
- a CDS encoding LB_053 family protein gives MRADFLRRHFPEIRKIIVFYVFLIIATPVFAWEEAWIPEKVSIGENAEYSLIFQKGEIVLSEPLSKGIHPDPNSPDLPLLEILSYESSEDSLKITAAYYAPGKFSLPISWKDASGREFRSEKVLTVLSSLGEKDSSPEDILPPLEFSGPYFWKLAAWISAFLAMGLAAFYAWYLHRTRSKEPVDALVEANPWIQKILIYENRLDELLQASPIGARDFYRALSGYIRESLAQKMLSSFAHLTEAELFSKIYESFPIDGEEVKNWENLLRKSQYSGNEAELSREEAVEAWDYWKGVLGP, from the coding sequence ATGAGAGCCGATTTTTTGCGCCGACATTTTCCCGAGATTCGTAAGATCATTGTATTTTATGTTTTTTTAATTATAGCTACTCCCGTTTTCGCTTGGGAAGAGGCTTGGATTCCGGAAAAGGTATCTATAGGAGAGAATGCGGAATATTCCCTAATCTTTCAAAAAGGGGAGATAGTCCTATCCGAACCCTTGTCCAAGGGGATCCATCCGGATCCGAATTCTCCCGATCTTCCTTTGTTGGAGATATTGTCCTACGAATCCTCCGAAGATTCTTTGAAAATCACGGCGGCCTATTACGCTCCCGGGAAATTCTCGCTTCCTATCTCCTGGAAGGACGCGAGCGGCCGGGAATTCCGTTCCGAAAAGGTGCTGACGGTTCTCTCTTCTTTGGGAGAAAAAGATTCTTCTCCCGAGGACATACTGCCTCCTCTGGAATTCTCGGGTCCGTACTTTTGGAAATTGGCCGCGTGGATTTCAGCCTTCCTGGCAATGGGGCTTGCCGCTTTTTACGCTTGGTATCTGCATAGGACTAGATCGAAGGAACCTGTGGATGCTCTTGTGGAGGCAAACCCTTGGATTCAGAAAATTCTAATTTACGAAAATCGATTGGATGAACTGCTCCAAGCTTCCCCGATAGGGGCGAGGGATTTTTATAGGGCTCTTTCGGGGTATATTCGGGAAAGCTTGGCTCAGAAAATGCTGTCCTCGTTCGCTCATTTGACCGAGGCAGAACTTTTTTCCAAGATATACGAGTCCTTTCCTATCGACGGAGAGGAAGTCAAGAATTGGGAAAATTTACTGCGCAAGTCCCAGTATTCCGGAAACGAAGCGGAATTGAGCCGAGAAGAGGCGGTAGAGGCCTGGGATTATTGGAAGGGAGTCTTGGGGCCATGA
- the batA gene encoding VWA domain-containing protein BatA, whose protein sequence is MTDWEAPYYLLLLLPIWIWTVYSFWKGNSVLSYDLRLPGSGKEESKNLKEILSGYFPFIRPIALSLFVIALAGPGRSYRFLPDERQGVDIMLALDVSGSMSKSRDFLPETRLGVSKKLLKEFIRRRESDRLGLVVFAGAAYLQSPLTSDRSTLEEIINAAEEETVPEQGTAIGDAVILSSYRLRRSPARSRVIVLITDGVSNTGRIDPVTATEIAKGVGIKIYSIGIGKEDQSYEVNFDILAELSKTTGGIFYRAEDVSQLREVLASIDALEKDPLALPPEEVRETDALLFLLYALALLGLDLFLRTWTFRYYA, encoded by the coding sequence ATGACGGATTGGGAAGCTCCATACTACCTTCTTCTCTTATTGCCTATTTGGATATGGACGGTGTATTCTTTCTGGAAAGGAAACTCTGTATTGAGTTACGATCTTCGTCTTCCCGGCTCCGGTAAGGAAGAAAGTAAGAATCTAAAAGAGATTCTCTCCGGATATTTCCCTTTTATTAGGCCTATCGCTCTCAGCCTATTCGTGATCGCACTTGCCGGACCGGGTAGAAGTTACAGATTCCTTCCGGATGAAAGACAAGGAGTGGATATCATGTTGGCATTGGACGTTTCCGGATCCATGTCCAAGAGCAGAGACTTCTTACCCGAAACTAGATTAGGAGTTTCTAAAAAACTACTGAAGGAATTCATTCGAAGAAGGGAATCGGATCGCCTTGGGCTCGTAGTCTTCGCAGGAGCGGCTTATCTGCAATCTCCTTTAACTAGTGATCGTTCTACTCTGGAGGAAATTATAAACGCCGCGGAAGAGGAGACCGTTCCCGAGCAAGGCACCGCGATTGGAGACGCAGTAATTCTTTCCTCCTACAGATTGAGACGATCTCCCGCTCGTTCCAGAGTGATCGTTCTTATCACGGACGGAGTTTCCAATACGGGCAGGATCGATCCGGTGACTGCGACGGAAATCGCCAAAGGAGTCGGAATCAAGATCTATTCCATAGGGATCGGGAAAGAAGATCAGTCCTACGAAGTGAATTTCGATATTCTTGCCGAACTTTCCAAAACGACCGGAGGCATCTTCTATCGTGCGGAAGATGTGAGTCAATTGCGGGAGGTCCTGGCTTCCATCGATGCGTTGGAGAAGGATCCCTTGGCACTTCCTCCGGAAGAGGTTCGGGAGACGGACGCCTTATTGTTTCTTTTATATGCTTTAGCTCTTCTGGGCTTGGACTTGTTCCTACGCACCTGGACATTTCGGTATTACGCATGA